A genomic stretch from Primulina huaijiensis isolate GDHJ02 chromosome 14, ASM1229523v2, whole genome shotgun sequence includes:
- the LOC140958122 gene encoding aquaporin PIP1-2-like, whose product MAANDNKQHLQVADDEESQINATKIQPVFSTPDPEPWVIDPQKQTTSEMWGLNELLTMNMWRASVGELIGTAVLVFMLDTIVISTIQSDIKMPNLVLSVLAAIIIAILLLAVHPVSGGHINPIISFSAALVGLISMSRAIVYIAAQCLGATLGALALKAVVSSTIEQNFSLGGCTITVIAPSPNGPVTIGLGLGQALWLEIFCSFIFLFASIWMAYDHRQASALGHVLVFTIVGVVLGLLVFVSTTVTAQKGYAGAGMNPARCLGPAIVRGGHLWDGHWVFWAGPTIACAMFYLYTKIIPSQHHKSKAYDHDFFNVMKVMFGGHRTK is encoded by the exons atggcTGCAAACGATAATAAGCAGCATTTACAAGTTGCAGATGATGAAGAAAGCCAAATCAACGCCACCAAGATTCAGCCTGTCTTCTCTACTCCTGA TCCGGAGCCTTGGGTGATTGATCCTCAAAAGCAAACAACGAGTGAGATGTGGGGCTTGAATGAGCTGTTGACTATGAAT ATGTGGCGAGCATCGGTCGGGGAGCTGATCGGAACGGCGGTTCTGGTGTTCATGCTGGACACAATTGTAATATCGACTATACAATCAGACATCAAAATGCCGAACCTTGTGCTGTCGGTACTCGCTGCGATAATAATCGCGATTCTCCTTCTTGCCGTACACCCGGTCTCCGGTGGCCATATAAACCCGATAATCTCATTCTCAGCCGCATTAGTTGGCCTCATTTCGATGTCCCGTGCCATAGTCTACATAGCTGCACAGTGCCTTGGTGCAACACTAGGTGCCCTGGCCTTGAAGGCTGTGGTTAGTAGCACAATTGAGCAGAACTTTTCACTTGGAGGGTGTACTATTACAGTCATTGCACCGAGCCCAAATGGGCCGGTCACGATCGGTCTCGGGCTAGGCCAAGCGTTGTGGCTAGAGATATTTTGTAGTTTCATTTTCCTATTCGCCTCGATATGGATGGCCTACGATCATAGGCAAGCCAGTGCATTGGGCCATGTCTTGGTTTTCACGATTGTCGGTGTCGTTTTGGGTCTTCTCGTGTTCGTCTCGACCACGGTTACTGCCCAAAAGGGCTATGCAGGAGCGGGGATGAATCCGGCGAGGTGCCTCGGACCGGCCATAGTTCGAGGCGGACATCTTTGGGACGGGCATTGGGTGTTTTGGGCCGGGCCAACTATAGCTTGTGCAATGTTTTATTTGTACACAAAGATTATTCCCAGCCAGCATCATAAGTCCAAGGCTTATGACCATGATTTCTTCAATGTGATGAAGGTCATGTTTGGAGGTCAtagaactaaataa